One region of Azoarcus sp. CIB genomic DNA includes:
- a CDS encoding TIGR03619 family F420-dependent LLM class oxidoreductase → MKFALATPALNNYPAAMAPWEPRAGGPEVLRYARKADSLSWDWLTIPEHIVMPTDMKEVMGSRFAEGIAASAVLMGATERIHMLTYILALPYRHPLVLAKQIGTMEFLAGGRFTLGTAVGHLEREFETLGIPFEQRGPMTDEYLKALKEVWTSEHPKFHGDFVKFDNILVEPKPIQKPHPPIFIGGNSQAAMRRAAVHGDGWIPWLVTAEDLPGCIAYMKSLPAYEEKADRFEILVTTTAYKVEDYSHAEKGETEVSADRDSVLREIEALQKAGATSVQVMPPKLETFEQCLDWIEWYDQEIIPQFR, encoded by the coding sequence ATGAAGTTCGCCCTCGCAACGCCTGCGCTGAACAACTACCCGGCCGCCATGGCCCCGTGGGAGCCGCGTGCCGGCGGCCCGGAAGTCCTGCGCTATGCGCGGAAGGCCGACTCCCTGAGCTGGGACTGGCTCACAATCCCCGAGCACATCGTGATGCCCACGGACATGAAGGAGGTGATGGGTTCGCGCTTCGCCGAGGGCATCGCCGCCTCTGCAGTGTTGATGGGCGCGACCGAGCGCATCCACATGCTCACCTACATCCTGGCGCTGCCCTACCGCCATCCGCTGGTGCTCGCCAAGCAAATCGGCACGATGGAATTCCTCGCCGGGGGACGCTTCACGCTCGGCACCGCAGTCGGTCACCTGGAACGCGAGTTCGAGACCCTCGGCATTCCGTTCGAACAGCGCGGACCGATGACCGACGAATACCTCAAGGCGCTCAAAGAAGTGTGGACCTCGGAGCATCCGAAGTTCCACGGCGACTTCGTCAAGTTCGACAACATCCTCGTCGAACCCAAGCCGATACAGAAGCCGCACCCGCCGATCTTCATCGGCGGCAACTCGCAGGCTGCGATGCGCCGCGCCGCCGTGCACGGCGACGGCTGGATCCCCTGGCTCGTGACCGCTGAAGACCTCCCGGGCTGCATCGCCTACATGAAGAGCCTGCCCGCCTACGAAGAGAAGGCCGACCGCTTTGAGATCCTCGTCACGACCACCGCCTACAAGGTCGAGGATTACTCGCACGCTGAGAAGGGCGAGACCGAGGTTTCCGCCGACCGCGACAGCGTGCTGCGCGAAATCGAGGCGCTGCAGAAGGCCGGCGCCACTTCCGTCCAGGTCATGCCGCCGAAGCTCGAAACCTTCGAGCAATGCCTCGACTGGATCGAGTGGTACGACCAGGAAATCATTCCGCAGTTTAGGTGA
- a CDS encoding CoA transferase produces MANELPLKGVRVVNFGWVWAGPVVGQTLGFLGAEVLKIESAARVDMTRNLPPFADGIPGPDRSLSNHACWAGNGSVSLNLKEPEALELALRLIATADVVVENFGPGVMERLGLGYERLREVKEDIILFSMPAAGLYGPLEHVRTYGLSLTSLTGLDSLVGYKGGDPVPVENAFSDPFAGIFGAFAVLAALNHRRNTGTGQHVDFSQQEAVMQMVAPAWMDYTLNGRSGGPKSNEHPTAAAAPHGVFPCRGDDRWISIAVCRDEEWQGLVAAMGNPDWAATPAFATLPARVSTIDRLHEHIAQWTRGFDDRELAARLQEHGVAASPVLNVGDLLHDPQYRARDTFIEVTHPLGFKETIYGAYVKTSRSRPDIRPGPTIGQDNERVFRTLLDIPEAEYERLKRDRIIY; encoded by the coding sequence ATGGCCAACGAACTGCCGCTGAAGGGTGTCCGCGTCGTCAATTTCGGCTGGGTGTGGGCGGGGCCAGTGGTCGGGCAGACGCTCGGCTTCCTCGGCGCCGAGGTGCTCAAGATCGAATCGGCCGCGCGCGTCGACATGACCCGCAACCTGCCGCCCTTCGCCGACGGCATCCCCGGGCCAGACCGCAGCCTGTCGAACCACGCCTGCTGGGCGGGCAACGGATCGGTGTCGCTCAACCTCAAGGAACCCGAAGCGCTAGAACTCGCGCTGCGGCTGATCGCGACCGCCGATGTCGTCGTCGAGAACTTCGGCCCCGGCGTCATGGAACGCCTCGGCCTGGGTTACGAGCGCCTGCGCGAGGTGAAGGAGGACATCATCCTGTTCTCGATGCCCGCGGCGGGCCTCTACGGTCCCCTCGAACACGTGCGCACCTACGGCCTGAGCCTCACTTCGCTGACGGGCCTCGACAGCCTCGTCGGTTACAAGGGCGGCGACCCGGTGCCGGTCGAGAACGCCTTCTCGGACCCCTTCGCGGGCATTTTCGGTGCGTTTGCGGTGCTCGCCGCCCTCAACCACCGCCGCAACACCGGTACGGGCCAGCACGTCGACTTCTCCCAGCAGGAGGCGGTGATGCAGATGGTTGCCCCGGCGTGGATGGACTACACGCTGAACGGGCGCAGCGGCGGGCCGAAGAGCAACGAACACCCCACCGCCGCCGCAGCGCCGCACGGCGTCTTCCCCTGCCGCGGCGACGACCGCTGGATCAGTATCGCCGTCTGCCGGGACGAGGAGTGGCAAGGCCTCGTCGCCGCGATGGGCAACCCTGACTGGGCCGCGACGCCCGCCTTCGCGACGCTGCCCGCGCGGGTGTCCACGATCGACCGCCTGCACGAACACATCGCGCAATGGACGCGCGGATTCGACGACCGCGAGCTCGCTGCGCGCCTGCAGGAGCACGGCGTCGCCGCGTCCCCGGTGCTGAACGTCGGCGACCTGCTGCATGACCCGCAATACCGCGCCCGCGACACCTTCATCGAGGTCACGCACCCGCTGGGCTTCAAGGAAACGATCTACGGAGCCTACGTGAAAACCAGCCGCAGCCGTCCCGACATCCGGCCCGGCCCGACCATCGGGCAGGACAACGAGCGCGTGTTCAGGACGCTCCTCGACATCCCGGAAGCGGAATACGAGCGCCTCAAGCGCGACCGGATCATCTACTGA
- a CDS encoding DUF2889 domain-containing protein has protein sequence MAHPNPHYGTGIFRRRLRVSVAPGEVAVELEDCNHGFRLRLWHDGERVTTVEVQPMRIPFNTCAEAVRPLQRAIGHRLDEDEATLRSRLVPGDNCTHMHDLTILAVAHAAAHRGEERTTRLYDMAVDDERDGITRARIACDGAPVHEWHIATPRAHTITAPEELAGKPVMRGFHAWASQAFDGMPREAAVALQRAYFVAQARRHSFEPVAAHPGISDGMPQGACYSYNAGAVERALRSAGTVRDFTHAPERLLKFLP, from the coding sequence ATGGCGCACCCGAACCCGCATTACGGAACCGGCATCTTCCGTCGTCGCCTCCGCGTGAGCGTGGCGCCGGGCGAGGTGGCCGTCGAGCTGGAGGACTGCAACCACGGCTTCCGCCTGCGCCTGTGGCACGACGGCGAGCGCGTCACGACCGTCGAGGTGCAGCCGATGCGCATCCCGTTCAACACCTGCGCCGAGGCGGTACGCCCGCTCCAGCGCGCCATCGGCCATCGCCTCGACGAGGACGAAGCGACGTTGCGCAGCCGCCTCGTCCCGGGCGACAACTGCACGCACATGCACGACCTGACGATCCTTGCCGTCGCGCATGCCGCCGCACACCGCGGCGAGGAACGGACGACGCGCCTTTACGACATGGCGGTAGACGACGAACGCGACGGCATCACCCGCGCGCGCATCGCCTGCGACGGCGCTCCAGTCCACGAATGGCACATCGCCACGCCACGCGCGCACACGATCACCGCGCCGGAAGAACTCGCCGGCAAGCCGGTGATGCGTGGCTTCCACGCATGGGCGTCGCAAGCCTTCGACGGCATGCCGCGCGAGGCCGCCGTCGCACTGCAGCGCGCGTATTTCGTCGCCCAGGCGCGGCGCCACAGCTTCGAACCGGTCGCAGCGCATCCGGGCATCTCCGACGGCATGCCGCAGGGCGCCTGCTACTCGTACAACGCAGGGGCCGTCGAACGGGCGCTGCGCAGCGCGGGCACGGTGCGCGACTTCACGCACGCCCCCGAACGCCTGCTGAAGTTCCTGCCCTGA
- a CDS encoding enoyl-CoA hydratase/isomerase family protein, which translates to MPDTHNYLTTRIEDNVGIITLNRPEKLNALSWELAEELATVFHRWRYVDEVRAIVLTGAGRAFCAGGDIDWISGDSDRPMPGTSDATRPIPRSQRKTPGGPFMDATRQMIAVDKPIVAALHGHAVGAGLAYAMVCDRRFADTTLKMSAIFTNVGVAPDCGLSWFLPRIVGLPTALMMVETGRVFRAEECRTMGLVDDLVPEGESFAAAFEYAKTLAQRASVAVDMARRMIYMGQTATLEQMLDYEGIAGVIVASSLDAKEGTQSFLEKRKPVYRGI; encoded by the coding sequence ATGCCGGACACCCACAACTACCTCACCACCCGCATCGAAGACAACGTCGGGATCATCACCCTCAACCGCCCGGAGAAGCTCAACGCCCTGAGCTGGGAACTCGCCGAGGAACTCGCCACGGTCTTCCATCGCTGGCGCTACGTCGATGAAGTCCGCGCGATCGTGCTGACCGGCGCCGGCCGGGCCTTCTGCGCCGGGGGCGACATCGACTGGATCTCCGGCGACAGCGACCGCCCGATGCCGGGCACCTCCGACGCGACGCGCCCGATTCCGCGTTCGCAGCGCAAGACCCCGGGCGGCCCCTTCATGGACGCAACGCGCCAGATGATCGCGGTCGACAAGCCCATCGTCGCCGCCCTCCACGGCCACGCCGTCGGCGCGGGGCTCGCCTACGCCATGGTGTGCGACCGCCGCTTCGCGGACACCACGCTCAAGATGTCGGCCATCTTCACCAATGTCGGCGTCGCGCCGGACTGCGGCCTGTCGTGGTTCCTGCCGCGCATCGTCGGCCTGCCCACCGCGCTGATGATGGTCGAGACCGGCCGCGTCTTCCGCGCCGAGGAATGCAGGACGATGGGGCTTGTCGACGATCTCGTGCCCGAAGGCGAAAGCTTCGCCGCCGCCTTCGAATATGCGAAGACCCTGGCCCAGCGTGCCAGCGTCGCCGTCGACATGGCGCGCCGCATGATCTACATGGGCCAGACCGCGACGCTCGAACAGATGCTCGACTACGAAGGCATCGCCGGCGTCATCGTCGCCTCGTCGCTCGACGCGAAGGAAGGCACCCAGTCCTTCCTCGAGAAGCGCAAGCCCGTGTATCGCGGTATCTGA
- a CDS encoding CoA transferase has translation MIPNTPAAPRGALAGIRVIDFGQMVSAPYCAKLFSDYGADVIKVELPEGDAARTAGPFPGDVPHVEKSGLYFFHNTNKRGITCDVAHPEGRRLFLRLLEHSDVLIENNLPQRMRAWGLDYATLAETNPDLVVISITPFGQTGPYSGWNGYDLNAYHLSGASSRYCGRPGETPLEHGTFAADYFGAVTAAAWGLAAVYGRELAGGGQQVDVSCAEAIAATFVGGQNIGCYAQEGRFDKRTGVGMPLGAPATILPCRDGHVWMLALEPGQWNGLRKVMDDPEWASLEMFQDMYSRAQNADVIYEFIREWTLQHGKMEIMEKCQAAGCPVTAVFTIAEAAAQPHLQARDYFVDMEHPQLGRLKNLGAPFKLPACPGGPERPAPLLGQHNAEVYRELLALGAADVRRLAQRNVI, from the coding sequence ATGATCCCCAACACCCCTGCCGCCCCGCGCGGCGCTCTGGCCGGCATCCGCGTCATCGACTTCGGCCAGATGGTCTCGGCCCCTTACTGCGCGAAACTCTTCAGCGACTACGGGGCCGACGTGATCAAGGTCGAGCTGCCCGAGGGCGACGCTGCGCGCACTGCGGGGCCGTTCCCGGGTGACGTGCCGCACGTCGAAAAGAGCGGACTGTACTTCTTCCACAACACCAACAAGCGCGGCATCACCTGCGATGTCGCCCACCCCGAAGGCCGTCGGCTGTTCCTCCGCCTGCTGGAACACAGCGACGTGCTGATCGAGAACAACCTGCCGCAGCGCATGCGTGCGTGGGGGCTCGATTACGCGACCCTTGCGGAGACCAACCCCGACCTGGTCGTGATCTCCATCACTCCCTTCGGGCAGACCGGCCCCTACAGCGGCTGGAACGGCTACGACCTGAACGCCTACCACCTGTCCGGCGCGAGTTCCCGCTACTGCGGTCGGCCAGGCGAAACGCCGCTCGAGCACGGCACTTTCGCCGCGGACTACTTCGGCGCGGTCACCGCGGCGGCATGGGGACTCGCCGCCGTCTATGGCCGTGAGCTCGCCGGGGGCGGGCAGCAGGTCGACGTGTCCTGCGCCGAGGCGATCGCCGCGACCTTCGTTGGCGGCCAGAACATCGGCTGCTACGCGCAGGAAGGCCGCTTCGACAAGCGCACCGGTGTCGGCATGCCGCTCGGCGCGCCAGCCACGATCCTGCCCTGTCGCGACGGTCACGTATGGATGCTGGCACTCGAACCGGGCCAGTGGAACGGGCTGCGCAAGGTGATGGACGACCCGGAATGGGCGAGCCTGGAGATGTTCCAGGACATGTACTCGCGCGCCCAGAATGCAGATGTCATCTACGAGTTCATCCGCGAGTGGACGCTGCAGCACGGCAAGATGGAAATCATGGAGAAGTGCCAAGCCGCGGGTTGCCCGGTGACGGCGGTGTTCACCATCGCGGAGGCCGCCGCGCAGCCGCATCTGCAGGCGCGCGACTACTTCGTCGACATGGAGCACCCGCAGCTCGGCCGGCTGAAGAACCTCGGCGCCCCCTTCAAGCTCCCGGCCTGCCCCGGCGGACCGGAACGCCCTGCGCCGCTGCTCGGCCAGCACAACGCAGAGGTCTACCGCGAACTGTTGGCCTTGGGCGCCGCGGACGTGCGCCGACTCGCGCAACGCAACGTGATCTGA
- a CDS encoding nuclear transport factor 2 family protein: MSKFIVAAAAALILSSAAFAAAPPKSDNVAGQLKALQAEVRALKDIEEIRMLKHAYFRGIDSADLPLLRSLMHPEVTVHFIGGGYEWKLAGREQYLEAIGNNFNSEVIAQHNGHHPEIRLVSPTEAEGTWYLHDNFYNLREKLYTTGTAFYRDRYVKVDGKWLLRSTEYKRHYEIVEKLDKLPNVTVDYLAEHGRKVERHCHGDGLCRGGQETPVASQ; this comes from the coding sequence ATGAGCAAATTCATTGTTGCGGCTGCCGCCGCGCTGATCCTTTCGTCCGCGGCCTTCGCCGCGGCACCACCCAAAAGCGACAACGTGGCCGGGCAGCTCAAGGCCCTGCAGGCCGAAGTGCGCGCGCTGAAGGACATCGAGGAAATCCGCATGCTCAAGCACGCCTATTTCCGCGGCATCGACAGTGCGGACCTGCCCCTCCTGCGCAGCCTCATGCACCCCGAGGTCACCGTGCATTTCATCGGCGGCGGCTACGAGTGGAAGCTCGCGGGCCGCGAGCAGTACCTCGAAGCCATCGGCAACAACTTCAACAGCGAAGTCATTGCCCAGCATAACGGCCATCACCCGGAGATCCGCCTTGTCAGCCCGACGGAGGCCGAAGGCACGTGGTACCTGCACGATAACTTCTACAACCTGCGCGAGAAGCTTTACACCACCGGCACCGCCTTCTATCGCGACCGCTATGTGAAGGTCGACGGCAAGTGGCTGCTCCGGAGCACCGAGTACAAGCGCCACTACGAGATCGTCGAGAAGCTCGACAAGCTGCCGAACGTCACCGTCGACTACCTCGCCGAGCACGGCCGCAAGGTCGAGCGCCACTGTCACGGCGACGGCCTGTGCCGCGGCGGGCAGGAAACGCCGGTCGCCTCGCAATAA
- a CDS encoding xanthine dehydrogenase family protein subunit M: MKPAPFEYHAPTSLADAVTLLARLEDEGCDAKILAGGQSLMPMLAMRVARPDALVDLRQVPGLDHIRLQDGRIAIGAMASKRAAELSELVRERQPLFHAATRLVGHQQIRNRGSVGGSFAHADPASEYPAVALVLGMEMVATGPDGERVIPAAEFFVTYMTTALEQGEILTEVRMPVLPPGTGWAIREITRRSGDLALAGVALTLRLEAGRCADARIAAFGIDATAVRLSEAEDALRGAVPNTESFARAGAIAAASLADPMSCIHASAEYRRHLVGTLLERALADAAARAH; the protein is encoded by the coding sequence ATGAAACCGGCCCCGTTCGAATACCACGCCCCGACCTCCCTCGCCGACGCGGTCACGCTCCTCGCACGTCTCGAAGACGAGGGCTGCGACGCCAAGATCCTCGCCGGCGGCCAGAGCCTAATGCCGATGCTGGCGATGCGCGTCGCGCGCCCCGATGCCCTGGTCGACCTCCGCCAAGTGCCCGGCCTCGACCACATTCGCCTGCAGGACGGCCGCATCGCGATCGGTGCGATGGCGAGCAAGCGCGCCGCGGAATTGTCGGAACTCGTGCGCGAGCGCCAGCCGCTCTTCCACGCGGCCACGCGACTCGTCGGACATCAGCAGATCCGCAATCGCGGCTCCGTCGGCGGCTCGTTCGCCCATGCCGATCCGGCATCCGAATATCCGGCCGTCGCGCTGGTGCTCGGCATGGAGATGGTCGCCACCGGTCCCGACGGCGAGCGCGTGATTCCGGCCGCCGAGTTTTTCGTCACCTACATGACGACCGCACTGGAACAAGGCGAGATCCTCACCGAAGTTCGCATGCCGGTGCTGCCCCCCGGAACCGGCTGGGCCATCCGGGAGATCACGCGCCGCAGCGGCGACCTCGCACTTGCCGGCGTCGCGCTCACGCTGCGCCTCGAAGCGGGCCGCTGTGCCGACGCGCGCATTGCCGCATTCGGCATCGATGCGACCGCCGTGCGCCTGAGCGAGGCCGAAGACGCGCTGCGCGGCGCCGTCCCGAACACCGAAAGCTTCGCCCGGGCGGGGGCCATTGCAGCCGCCTCGCTCGCCGACCCGATGAGCTGCATCCACGCTTCCGCCGAGTACCGGCGCCACCTCGTCGGCACCCTGCTCGAGCGCGCGCTCGCCGATGCGGCCGCGCGCGCGCACTGA